CGGAgtgttggtgactcgcgattttcagttacccttgttagtggggtgactttatattctaagtagtgctttagagtttgggaggggttgtagccattctaaggttcgttttacacgattaaagcttaggattgtgcccctatgatgtatgtatagcattagcgtcgagaatttgcgataaaatcgtcatttcgagcatttttagagtgttttttttcaagcccccaattgtagctacgggattggcttggtgctataatgctgggcatacgtttttatgcattcatggtgacatggatcatgaatagtttgaaccagactcgtttagtgcgaggtacgttcgagtagtaatttgctacttctcttgtaaatgtcgtattgtgcgacattgccatggtcaaggtagtcacatgttgaagtgtgccttgaccaaaatctaggtgcctttctttacccataatcatatttaggaatctttttgactcacttgcaacatcaagataaacacatacttagcttaaaccaacgacactttattatgttcgaagaattatttgaaaattatttaaaatccgagtcctattctgtacaatccgaggtgtcctaagtaagtttgacttatagaagggttcgtacggattacatgagtgaatcaaaatactgttacgatttttggaatgctgtctaaggatttgctggaaggcagggtgcaggcgtcaagatatacctgtgcccgtttggcacatgctttaggcttttagggctatcttttccagaattgcgggaatataaaccgttttcaaattgacttagatttacttggtgtatgtctgcacaaaaggtcaaggtatacttagttctttccctagctcttccatttcaattttttagcccccagttgctgttatgtcttcccattaataatgctttcagatttcgattttagatgcccgtgtcacatgtctgagtagggtgagcctcagttaagtgccaagtcctattgacaatgtctgattttttttcaaaggggatttgcaagcatttgaattactatgaacgggtgccctgagttcgaaggaacgatggggtgatgccgtagaacaatctctttattgcaagcttactgcctttactacttgtcggcgactataactatgtctaggggtgaaagaaggtctttaagcgaacgactatgtctagtggtgaaagaaggtctttaagtgagttagttcgctttagggagggtcaagtcgagtactttagaggtcatggacgcttgcgctagcccccacttaattgaggcaaagcgatcttttgagtcttagCTAGGtgtctaggagtgtgagtgctctttctggcaagggtacgtgcccttattatttttcgatgtgtgctcattaattttggcattttgatgacttggattcttgctttgacttaaatttttctttcgacttggattgcaaataattaaacttcaataagggacttttaATTcatgttattctataggctttaacatctttgcaaattggttggaccgaatcatggattgcctacgtatccgccttaaatagatttaatttggaatcaggtcttgcgtagttcttagcctagaaaatggtttcttagaatgccgattttaagcaagtacgttccgaggtggaaacatattatttgaaatggtagaataagtgaagtttattattatttaaatctgctgccaaaaattcgttttatatttttttttgagtacatgtattttttggtggtacttatacgtgttgtacccctccaagtgttcgttatttttccgtgcatgtgcggatgaaatgacgagcacttctggacaaaattttagcaatcagagagattcagcgcctagggtggggcgtcaaagttttcggcgcccaggtgtgggcgcgggaaatgttttctgggcggatctttttggtgcgctaaatgcttcttttcctttttagactaactttagaggcgctttgcaaagtttgcttttatattatttacattttttgtacttttcattgtcttttttttttatatttgtgactcaagacggcttgaaagatgggttgaatgagatagggtaatttgtataggtattggtcaagcataaggattacatctgctaggattccattttacggcctcaggctagtgtcacgagtttacatcaatcaaggccaatgagtagcatagggatggctcaagggtatatcaacaggacgtatccaaacaagttatatggtcattatgctaatggtggtgtaagagaaggtttggactttggaaatgatgggcatgacgcacgtgtcaatggccgtgcgtggtttgcggttgataacaagttcaaaaacaagagttgaggtaatggtttcatgggttatggcaatgagaacatggatgggttaaatgagctgaacagggaccccagagcgaaggcgtctaagagcataaggattggaaagggtagatatcgtaaaatcttatgatttggattggttgactcgattctcttccttcgtttacttgggtaaatttcgcactttgggaggtacgggctaagtatttcatggctcgctcttttcgctctcccttttctctttctattttttttttttgctcgggatttccccccaacataaatccttcaatcaaaattttttatttgggctaaaaggtagatggttgtggtctttgagtcacgaggcgagactgagtgagcctcgtttggtaggcctatagtggacctttaattttagcagtcctagggtggacctttaattgccttactttgcaagcgtatttagtcgtttcttaaaatgtgcaaatagcgtagattcgaaatcttgtttttaccttattgaaatttaacgaaagaattgcatcgaaaataaccttttttgcttcttttcagattccagtttctgggatttaattggaagttgtgatttagactcgaactttcattaacttttctgattataacccgtgtatgaatacaaggaggtggcctagactcaaaataatgacgtggcgtgagcctataatacttgaccaagcaactttcaggtTTAGatattggaccataactttcgttggttgacattttagattttaacccttgggtgttcatttgtcatgcgccatttgctTAATATTGGCGAGGTAgtcagttggggagatcgaatttttatttttgcaagactagaatcattagtgcggcttccctcttagtgtgtattgctttaccccaatggtagccttatggtatgccgatttgggtattttcatggttggtcatgttgcattcatggaaaatcttttagtccgtacttagtagtatttcaaggaacgagtgactcgagaggactatgatagtcgtgacccaatgtgatcataagccttgaggccattaattttggttgatggtattgacaccttaggttcactttgggggttgtgcgactatgggggagtACTCCATGCAGCTGAACGCATCTCGGATCAAGGTCCTTCAAGCGCAAGATGATTTAGTTAACTCCATGAAAGAAGAAGCAGCCAAAGAGTTGCTCCGTGTCAGTGGTGACCATCATCATTATAAAAGGCTTTTGAAAGAGCTCGTTGTTCAGGTTAGTTGATATTTTCCATATGTCTAGTCTTGTATTATTGACTTGCATGGAATACCTTGGTTGCTTACTTGCTTCCATGAGCTTTTCACATTCCTTTTCTGCTGGTATATGGAATTCCTTGTCTAAAGTGATtagttgaacttgtacttgagcTGTAATGATGTCATTTCCTGTTATATCCCTTGAATGCTTCTTAATTATAAAGTAGATGACTTCTCCAGCTAGGTGATTGTTGGCAGTTAAAAGATAATGTCTTGTGATTTTTCAGCTACATTTAtaatgtttatttttaattgaattagcACGGGCTGTAATAATCCGTTAAAATATTCCTTTTCCTTGTTGACAGAGTTTGCTTAGATTGAGAGAACCTAGTGTCTTGTTGCGCTGCCGAGAGGATGGTGTGCACCTGGTGGAGCATGTTCTCAATTCAGCTAAAGAAGAATATGCTGAGAAAGCAGAAGTAGACACTCCTGAGGTTATTGTTGATAGCATCCATCTCCCAGCAGGTCCTATTCATCACAAGGCACATGGTCTTCATTGGTAAGTGCTAGGAATAGTATGAGATAACAATCTAGACAAAGCACACACAATATTAATAACGTGGTATACCCACGTCCCAACttgtattattaatcaaaacCGTTATTAATAATACAATCAATCAACCTCACAGGTGTTTCTCTCAAACTTTGCTCAAGCTCAAGATCTCAAGCATATCAATCGTAATGGTATATAAATCCCTATTTATATACCCCAACTTCctaatgtagacacctacttttgtccccattcccgaaagggaaaggttcgatgatgaaagcataaatctccacttgacaacgcatctcctataaaataaacgaatctccattccccttttcatttcacccaaaacctgctatttatggaaacctgctaaaaatagtaactgccttaaagggtagcttctaaaagtggcaagtcataaaagatagaaacctgtcagaattaggtgttgcactccaacataaatcctaaatgagatagaaaactgcgagaatcctattcctaatatgattcggaaataagagttacgtattaattaaaatcctaacgagcctagagttcgtaacgggcccagacgcattccgtcataaaattaatacgcactaaaagactcgattaagtctcatacactccggattctaagaatccgaatctgacaaggaaacggcccaaacagcaatttcaacgcccagccctgggcgcggaaattgcctggatcctatttccaacgcccagagctgggcgccgaaatctttgacgcccagccctgggcgctgaaaatacctgggtacgtgttttttcctaattctttgtggattagaactctgcaattctatctttccacgaactcttccctataaatagacccctaagcctctcgctgcaaaactgttcacgcgttctgtcgcaatcgatccataaatcgaacagaacgtatcttgtcccataattgagattcgttaaataaaaaggagaaatagcaaagtcaaagtggttagttttctgagaaccgtgacgcacctctcaagggtgcgtcgtaatgtgtcccttttcgatgatttaactgctttcctcgccctttttatgaactgttaaactaacctaatctgattgttctatcacgcctaacaaatataatatttttgggaaattggattatcatgctaggtcccttaatgctatttaaatcagataatcacgatcgaattagtattatatg
This genomic stretch from Spinacia oleracea cultivar Varoflay chromosome 3, BTI_SOV_V1, whole genome shotgun sequence harbors:
- the LOC110789150 gene encoding V-type proton ATPase subunit E-like, with translation MGEYSMQLNASRIKVLQAQDDLVNSMKEEAAKELLRVSGDHHHYKRLLKELVVQSLLRLREPSVLLRCREDGVHLVEHVLNSAKEEYAEKAEVDTPEVIVDSIHLPAGPIHHKAHGLHCSGGVVLASRDGKIVFKNTLDARLEVAFRKKLPQIKK